One region of Rhineura floridana isolate rRhiFlo1 chromosome 20, rRhiFlo1.hap2, whole genome shotgun sequence genomic DNA includes:
- the TMEM203 gene encoding transmembrane protein 203: MLFSLRELVQWLGFAPLELLLQALALLAASALLVLKADGSGPGLSWWGVFAPFFAADGLSTYFTTIVSVRLFQDGEKRLAVLRLFWILTLLSLKFVFEMLLCQKLGGQSHELWFGLILSPVFILLQLLMIRACRVN; encoded by the coding sequence ATGCTGTTCTCGCTGCGGGAGCTGGTGCAGTGGCTAGGCTTCGCGCCCTTGGAGCTGCTGCTGCAGGCGCTGGCGCTGCTGGCCGCCTCGGCGCTGCTGGTGCTGAAGGCGGACGGGTCCGGGCCGGGGCTGAGCTGGTGGGGTGTCTTCGCACCCTTCTTCGCCGCCGACGGGCTGAGCACGTACTTCACCACCATCGTCTCGGTGCGGCTCTTCCAGGATGGCGAGAAGCGCCTGGCGGTGCTGCGGCTCTTCTGGATCCTCACCTTGCTCAGCCTCAAGTTCGTCTTCGAGATGCTGCTGTGCCAGAAGCTGGGCGGGCAGAGCCACGAGCTCTGGTTCGGCCTCATCCTGTCGCCCGTCTTCATCCTCCTCCAGCTCCTCATGATCCGGGCCTGCCGGGTCAACTAG
- the TPRN gene encoding taperin produces the protein MSSPPWSPGPAVAELPPWKRALLERKRAKLVAGAELEVERGPWRQQQVLKQPAGAGAEGATATAKQPEPEPSWAAGERLVVAESLGPLRENPFMRLESERRRGRRRRGVPPVQPPPQPGPPAAASPASPPRAAPSLEPPALARLLELYASMPGIRTIRADNILIIESRDEGEAAPKDLGPPRKRGGHSPRPHRQPASSPGSGSSIRQDPFRDLLSRGGSAVTEIRAAEVVIYEPQPMSPSPPAAPGEDPESEQGRVSRLLQKFDRRPRSAMTRGRWWGGDAPCPEPVVPNTYPGEAPAPASPTPGARPGSPRSLQPGSFVQKTGSNSFTVNPRGCRPGPVAPGHTAAAPALSNGPMEPEEAALPAPPRGPGRRVALATPKPVPSPNTTAAVSPVQANSWKPKLPGAVENPPLLSPRSSASLDSNATASSPQPTLLLSSSCSFEIRPAPKPDLDVIPAHDLQAQALASLRLNSRNSFLFVPLRKREAAAAPDATDTHPSLSGGPHSASLEKPVEALVPVTYIDEDLVELEAGHLPPLKALSPRLEGFDVPTEGNLALDVEDSAVLSYRPHPAGFATLSPKGSNTFTIVPKRKPPSAGLETFSRVRLQEEEEEEEEEESQAKARTDVSHQDLGRLLKKCYPTVNEIEVIGGYLSLDRSCMSKSGSRRKKMKISFSETSLQTMYEYPPESSLVEEEEEEEDEYATEVDETPALFIPRPSSTLHPSTTNSGLSSYTPKHSMEFSKWQEQQYEEIPPSTGAFPHDADLPGNQVMLTPADKSSLSDFSSEPALYF, from the exons ATGAGCAGCCCGCCTTGGTCCCCGGGCCCGGCAGTGGCCGAGCTGCCTCCTTGGAAGCGGGCCCTCCTGGAGCGGAAGCGGGCCAAGCTGGTAGCCGGTGCGGAGCTGGAGGTCGAGCGGGGCCCGTGGAGGCAGCAGCAGGTGCTGAAGCAGCCGGCTGGGGCGGGGGCTGAGGGGGCGACGGCGACGGCGAAGCAGCCGGAACCGGAGCCCAGCTGGGCGGCGGGGGAGCGGCTGGTGGTGGCGGAGAGCCTGGGCCCCTTGCGGGAGAACCCCTTCATGCGGCTGGAGAGCGAGCGGCGgcggggcagaaggaggaggggggtcCCGCCCGTTCAGCCTCCCCCTCAGCCGGGGCCGCCGGCCGCCGCCTCCCCCGCCTCCCCCCCGCGGGCCGCCCCGTCCCTGGAGCCGCCGGCCTTGGCGCGGCTGCTGGAGCTCTACGCCTCCATGCCGGGCATCCGCACGATCCGCGCAGACAACATCCTCATCATAGAGTCCCGCGACGAGGGCGAGGCTGCCCCGAAAGATCTGGGGCCGCCTCGGAAGCGGGGCGGCCACTCCCCGCGGCCCCACCGCCAGCCGGCTTCTTCCcccggcagcggcagcagcatcaGGCAGGACCCCTTCCGGGATCTGCTCTCCCGCGGGGGATCTGCTGTCACCGAGATCCGCGCTGCCGAGGTCGTCATCTACGAGCCGCAGCCTATGTCTCCATCGCCTCCTGCTGCGCCAGGGGAGGACCCCGAATCTGAGCAGGGCAGGGTCAGCCGCTTGCTGCAGAAATTCGACCGGCGGCCCCGGAGCGCCATGACGAGGGGGAGGTGGTGGGGTGGCGATGCCCCCTGCCCGGAGCCGGTGGTGCCAAACACTTATCCAGGGGAGGCTCCTGCTCCGGCCTCCCCTACCCCCGGAGCCCGTCCTGGTTCTCCACGCAGCCTCCAGCCTGGCAGTTTTGTGCAGAAGACCGGCTCCAATTCGTTCACAGTGAATCCCCGAGGATGCCGCCCTGGGCCTGTTGCTCCTGgtcacactgctgctgctcctgcactcAGCAATGGGCCCATGGAGCCAGAAGAAGCTGCTCTACCAGCTCCACCCAGGGGTCCAGGTCGTCGTGTGGCACTTGCCACCCCAAAGCCAGTGCCATCGCCAAATACCACCGCAGCTGTCTCCCCAGTCCAAGCCAACTCGTGGAAGCCAAAGCTCCCAGGAGCTGTTGAGAACCCGCCACTGCTGTCCCCACGGTCCAGTGCCAGCCTGGACAGCAATGCCACAGCCAGCTCACCCCAACCCACCCTGCTCCTTAGTTCTAGCTGCTCCTTTGAGATCCGCCCGGCCCCCAAGCCAGACCTGGATGTCATCCCTGCCCATGATCTCCAAGCGCAGGCCTTGGCCAGCTTGCGACTCAACTCCCGCAACTCTTTCCTCTTTGTCCCACTCCGCAAAAGGGAAGCCGCTGCTGCGCCTGATGCTACTGACACCCACCCATCTTTGTCAGGGGGCCCCCACTCAGCTTCCTTGGAGAAGCCGGTGGAGGCGTTGGTGCCTGTGACTTACATCGATGAAGACTTGGTAGAGTTGGAGGCTGGTCACTTGCCCCCCTTGAAAGCCCTGAGTCCAAGGCTGGAGGGCTTTGATGTACCCACAGAAGGTAACTTGGCCCTTGATGTGGAAGACTCTGCTGTGCTCTCATATAGGCCCCATCCTGCTGGCTTTGCCACCTTGTCTCCGAAAGGTAGCAACACCTTTACCATTGTGCCCAAAAGGAAGCCCCCCTCTGCTGGGCTGGAGACCTTCAGCAGAGTTCggctgcaggaggaggaagaggaggaggaggaggaagaaagccaAGCCAAAGCCAGGACTGATGTGTCCCACCAGGATCTGGGGCGCCTTCTCAAAAAGTGCTACCCCACTGTGAATGAGATCGAGGTGATAGGGGGCTACCTCTCTCTTGACAGGTCCTGCATGAGCAAATCAGGCTCCCGGCGCAAAAAG ATGAAGATTTCTTTCAGTGAGACTAGCCTTCAGACAATGTATGAATACCCACCAGAGAGCTccttggtggaggaggaggaggaggaagaggatgaaTATGCCACAGAAGTGGATGAGACGCCTGCCTTGTTCATTCCTCGCCCAAGCAGTACTTTGCACCCAAGCACTACCAACTCAG GGTTATCAAGTTACACCCCAAAGCACTCCATGGAATTCAGCAAGTGGCAGGAGCAGCAATATGAGGAGATACCTCCAAGCACAGGAGCTTTTCCACACGATGCTGACCTGCCAGGCAACCAAGTCATG CTCACTCCAGCAGACAAGAGCAGCCTCTCTGACTTCAGTAGTGAGCCTGCCCTGTACTTCTGA